In Thunnus thynnus chromosome 20, fThuThy2.1, whole genome shotgun sequence, a single window of DNA contains:
- the tmem106a gene encoding transmembrane protein 106A, giving the protein MVTPGHNVKTTEGPDLTKEMEKAKTLKHFPTYGAMNGNGHSGDTCPTCRGTGRIPRGQQDQLVAVIPCNDIRLKPRRTKLYVCVSMAVCLFLCCLILFFLFPRSVTLTPVSVLSVMVYFTPDAVEMEVTNLINITNENFVPVQIVDFNVQGLVSEIVVGKTKISNMTALQPRSQKSYTIKIDLPITDKGLNSYCKSTSIKIHTLFLELQMTMNISYLSHTEQLSLDTFEYIDCGTNSTIPHPVR; this is encoded by the exons ATGGTTACACCAGGGCACAACGTCAAAACCACAGAGGGTCCTGATCTGACAAAAGAGATGGAAAAGGCGAAAACCCTGAAGCATTTCCCTACGTATGGTGCCATGAACGGAAACGGACACTCTGGAGACACCTGCCCCACTTGTCGTGGCACCGGGAGAATTCCAAGAG GTCAGCAAGACCAGCTAGTTGCTGTAATACCATGTAACGATATAAGGCTGAAACCCAGACGCAC GAAGCTCTACGTGTGCGTCTCCATGgctgtgtgtctctttctttgctgtctgatcctcttcttcctcttcccccGGAGTGTCACCCTGACGCCTGTGTCTGTGCTGTCAGTCATGGTCTACTTCACCCCAGATGCGGTTGAAATGGAGGTCACG AATCTCATCAACATCACCAACGAGAACTTCGTCCCGGTCCAGATTGTTGATTTTAACGTTCAAGGTCTGGTCTCTGAGATAGTTGTGGGTAAGACCAAGATATCGAATATGACCGCCCTCCAACCACGCTCACAGAAATCG TACACCATTAAAATCGACCTGCCTATCACAGATAAAGGATTAAA CTCTTACTGCAAGTCAACCTCTATCAAGATTCACACGTTATTTCTGGAGCTGCA aATGACAATGAATATCTCGTATCTCTCTCACACGGAGCAGCTGTCTCTGGACACCTTTGAGTATATTGACTGTGGCACCAATTCAACGATCCCACATCCTGTGAGATGA
- the nbr1a gene encoding NBR1 autophagy cargo receptor a isoform X2 yields MGLPVTIKVNFRGNVKRFLAQDLDKLEWDSVEAWIKASFGINHFQVKYFDEDNEEICINSQDEYEEAIKSAEKQGNQLHMNVYKMKGQACGGPLKTEVKELKGDLRPAPPYPSRVKTVDKGTQVTPEREAVTVKDSKGSKPEDPPMWFRSYMEKFKDEVVKEVVERMCNDFSGQCCTHKSPDGPGEVSEASGASGGPIGPRPGPSTSNGSLGYTPNCSSCNKLTSEGAYKCSVCPSCILCEMCRHSHDPSHNLVRTKTPLSIPEHGMSGELRGPGVSHTSLVPTMAALFLDENLPDGTRLEPGTKFIKYWKMRNSGTISWTSETKLVFMWGNLGLASEEKREVPVPLLLPGQVGVVSVAFVAPVMEGTYTSHWRLAHCGCQFGPRVWCSIVVDPGDSRNALEHQSKRLKEQLRPVEKEKAIKSKDSSTILSVDLSHEDYYFPSVDLLTAQDLLSFELLDINIVQELEKVPNNTPVDLTPCISPLPHDAPVLEKPAITSQIKDDIEVTGVRKLFGVKLRHQRELLEPVALEEEREEEISGAQFLCETVIRSLTLEEAPDHRPLRRAQHSSHKTQVVSRGPSFCLERAAVTEKTEKVQEGNEEICAIRVESLAPPPSTGLNQISQETKPASPPEPEIENLHISLHHDNEDEEVVVLDEMQNVKDTQKEKESGNKGEDWDEVSSQTSSVSSCDDYIIVLPDCFDTSRPLGESMYSSAMSQPDTDVAVTSANPDEQQEEEEDSDPEPGGAAPPIERREQTEVVAAENTSLKTWSPPVPPIHSSVNQMLCASQTLDAVTLTPEVVPPPVLPDPMLPPPTLYSPRSEALYLAEDPSPPVCETYEPHQPRVHLNVSSGLSRSAGSASSAFETYNPRPSNALQPRGQGGITEGFVKGALSVAASAYKALFTGPNCTIQRGIDPATRQDPSLMAMLLEMGFRDQRLNQRLLRKHGYSLLHTVNELVQMAEDRQNKAVDTQH; encoded by the exons ATGGGGCTCCCTGTTACTATTAAAGTCAATTTTCGGGGGAATGTGAAGAGATTTCTGGCTCAGGATTTGGACAAATTGGAGTGGGACTCGGTGGAAGCTTGG ATTAAGGCATCATTCGGAATCAACCACTTCCAAGTAAAGTACTTTGATGAGGATAATGAAGAG ATTTGCATAAACAGTCAAG ATGAATATGAAGAAGCCATCAAG AGCGCAGAGAAGCAGGGGAACCAGTTGCACATGAACGTGTACAAGATGAAAGGCCAGGCCTGTGGAGGCCCGCTGAAGACAGAGGTGAAGGAGCTGAAAGGAGACCTCCGACCTGCTCCTCCTTATCCATCCAGGGTCAAGACAGTGGACAAGGGCACACAGGTCACCCCCGAACGAGAAGCT GTCACTGTAAAGGACAGCAAAGGGAGCAAACCAGAAGATCCTCCCATGTGGTTTAGATCATACATGGAGAAG TTTAAAGATGAGGTGGTGAAGGAGGTAGTGGAAAGGATGTGCAATGACTTTTCTGGCCAGTGCTGTACCCACAAATCTCCCGATGGGCCCGGTGAGGTCAGTGAGGCCAGTGGGGCTAGTGGTGGTCCCATAGGGCCCAGGCCAGGTCCCTCCACCTCAAATGGATCACTTGGCTACACCCcaaactgcagcagctgcaacaAACTCACCTCTGAAGGGGCCTACAAATGCAG TGTATGCCCGTCCTGCATCCTGTGTGAGATGTGCAGACATAGCCATGACCCCAGCCACAACCTCGTGAGAACCAAGACACCTCTGTCCATCCCTGAGCATGGAATGTCGGGAGAATTAAG GGGTCCCGGGGTCTCGCACACGTCCTTGGTGCCCACTATGGCTGCCTTGTTTCTGGATGAAAATCTGCCTGACGGCACCCGTCTGGAGCCTGGTACCAAGTTCATCAAATACTGGAAGATGAGGAACTCGGGCACTATCAGCTGGACCTCAGAGACTAAG CTAGTGTTCATGTGGGGAAACCTCGGCCTGGCgtcagaggagaagagggaggtgCCAGTCCCCTTGCTGCTGCCCGGACAAGTGGGCGTGGTCAGTGTGGCCTTTGTCGCTCCTGTGATGGAGGGGACGTACACCTCCCACTGGCGGCTGGCGCACTGCGGGTGTCAGTTTGGCCCGCGTGTCTGGTGCAGCATCGTGGTCGACCCCGGCGACAGCCGCAACGCACTCGAACATCAGAGCAAACGACTG AAGGAGCAGTTGAGGCCGGTGGAAAAGGAGAAGGCGATAAAGTCCAAGGACAGCAGCACTATATTGTCAGTGGACCTCAGCCATGAAGACTACTACTTTCCCTCAGTCGACCTGCTGACTGCACAG gATCTATTGTCATTTGAGTTGCTGGATATAAATATTGTGCAAGAGTTGGAGAAGGTTCCTAACAACACGCCTGTCG ATTTGACACCCTGCATATCGCCTCTGCCCCACGATGCCCCTGTGTTGGAGAAGCCGGCCATCACTTCACAGATAAAAGATGACATAGAGGTCACAGGGGTTAGAAAACTTTTTG GAGTGAAGCTGAGGCACCAGAGGGAGCTGTTGGAGCCGGTGGccctggaggaggagagggaggaggagatcaGTGGGGCCCAGTTCCTCTGTGAGACGGTCATCCGCTCCCTCACCCTGGAGGAAGCTCCCGACCACAGACCCCTGCGCAGAGCCCAGCACAGCAGCCACAAAACACAGG TTGTTTCCCGGGGCCCCAGCTTTTGCCTGGAGAGAGCTGCGGTGACTGAGAAGACGGAGAAGGTGCAGGAAGGAAATGAGGAGATCTGTGCCATCAGAGTTGAGAGTTTAGCTCCACCTCCCAGCACCGGTCTCAACCAGATCAGCCAGGAGACAAAACCAG CTTCTCCGCCAGAACCAGAGATTGAAAACCTGCACATCAGTTTGCATCATGATAACGAGGACGAAGAGGTCGTGGTCTTGGATGAGATGCAAAATGTGAAGGATActcaaaaagagaaagagagtggaAACAAAGGAGAAGACTGGGATGAG GtcagcagccagacctcctcaGTCTCCTCCTGCGACGATTACATCATTGTCCTCCCAGACTGCTTTGACACCAGTCGTCCTCTGGGGGAGTCCATGTACAGCTCTGCCATGTCGCAGCCTGACACTGATGTCGCCGTGACCTCAGCAAACCCAGACGaacagcaggaggaagaggaagactcCGACCCCGAGCCGGGCGGGGCGGCACCACCGATAGAGAGGCGGGAGCAGACGGAGGTGGTCGCTGCCGAGAATACCTCATTAAAAACTTGGTCTCCACCTGTCCCTCCCATCCACAGCAGTGTGAATCAGATGCTGTGTGCTTCCCAAACCCTGGACGCTGTGACTCTCACCCCTGAAGTGGTGCCGCCACCAGTCCTGCCTGACCCCATGCTGCCCCCGCCGACCCTCTACTCACCCAG gTCTGAGGCACTGTACCTGGCTGAGGACCCCAGTCCTCCGGTCTGTGAAACCTATGAGCCACACCAACCAAGGGTCCACTTAAATG TATCATCTGGTCTGTCGAGATCTGCAGGCTCAGCATCCAGTGCCTTTGAGACATATAACCCCAGACCCAGCAACGCGCTGCAGCCAAG GGGCCAAGGAGGCATCACCGAAGGATTTGTCAAGGGGGCCCTTTCTGTGGCAGCATCCGCTTATAAGGCTCTCTTCACTGGACCAAACTGTACAATACAG CGTGGCATCGACCCAGCCACCAGGCAGGACCCTTCCCTGATGGCGATGCTGCTGGAGATGGGCTTCAGAGACCAGCGGCTCAACCAGCGGCTGCTGAGGAAGCACGGCTACAGCCTGCTGCACACCGTCAACGAGCTGGTGCAGATGGCCGAGGATCGCCAGAACAAAGCTGTCGATACTCAACACTGA
- the nbr1a gene encoding NBR1 autophagy cargo receptor a isoform X1, producing the protein MGLPVTIKVNFRGNVKRFLAQDLDKLEWDSVEAWIKASFGINHFQVKYFDEDNEEICINSQDEYEEAIKSAEKQGNQLHMNVYKMKGQACGGPLKTEVKELKGDLRPAPPYPSRVKTVDKGTQVTPEREAVTVKDSKGSKPEDPPMWFRSYMEKFKDEVVKEVVERMCNDFSGQCCTHKSPDGPGEVSEASGASGGPIGPRPGPSTSNGSLGYTPNCSSCNKLTSEGAYKCSVCPSCILCEMCRHSHDPSHNLVRTKTPLSIPEHGMSGELRFPRRGDRTVRKAERQRLKAERRQLRAEVKEIKKKLRLEKRGLQWSGPSTSGRANLTNMASASTQVPALPPPAASETASGPTPAQGPIPAPAPDPQASSPEGPGVSHTSLVPTMAALFLDENLPDGTRLEPGTKFIKYWKMRNSGTISWTSETKLVFMWGNLGLASEEKREVPVPLLLPGQVGVVSVAFVAPVMEGTYTSHWRLAHCGCQFGPRVWCSIVVDPGDSRNALEHQSKRLKEQLRPVEKEKAIKSKDSSTILSVDLSHEDYYFPSVDLLTAQDLLSFELLDINIVQELEKVPNNTPVDLTPCISPLPHDAPVLEKPAITSQIKDDIEVTGVRKLFGVKLRHQRELLEPVALEEEREEEISGAQFLCETVIRSLTLEEAPDHRPLRRAQHSSHKTQVVSRGPSFCLERAAVTEKTEKVQEGNEEICAIRVESLAPPPSTGLNQISQETKPASPPEPEIENLHISLHHDNEDEEVVVLDEMQNVKDTQKEKESGNKGEDWDEVSSQTSSVSSCDDYIIVLPDCFDTSRPLGESMYSSAMSQPDTDVAVTSANPDEQQEEEEDSDPEPGGAAPPIERREQTEVVAAENTSLKTWSPPVPPIHSSVNQMLCASQTLDAVTLTPEVVPPPVLPDPMLPPPTLYSPRSEALYLAEDPSPPVCETYEPHQPRVHLNVSSGLSRSAGSASSAFETYNPRPSNALQPRGQGGITEGFVKGALSVAASAYKALFTGPNCTIQRGIDPATRQDPSLMAMLLEMGFRDQRLNQRLLRKHGYSLLHTVNELVQMAEDRQNKAVDTQH; encoded by the exons ATGGGGCTCCCTGTTACTATTAAAGTCAATTTTCGGGGGAATGTGAAGAGATTTCTGGCTCAGGATTTGGACAAATTGGAGTGGGACTCGGTGGAAGCTTGG ATTAAGGCATCATTCGGAATCAACCACTTCCAAGTAAAGTACTTTGATGAGGATAATGAAGAG ATTTGCATAAACAGTCAAG ATGAATATGAAGAAGCCATCAAG AGCGCAGAGAAGCAGGGGAACCAGTTGCACATGAACGTGTACAAGATGAAAGGCCAGGCCTGTGGAGGCCCGCTGAAGACAGAGGTGAAGGAGCTGAAAGGAGACCTCCGACCTGCTCCTCCTTATCCATCCAGGGTCAAGACAGTGGACAAGGGCACACAGGTCACCCCCGAACGAGAAGCT GTCACTGTAAAGGACAGCAAAGGGAGCAAACCAGAAGATCCTCCCATGTGGTTTAGATCATACATGGAGAAG TTTAAAGATGAGGTGGTGAAGGAGGTAGTGGAAAGGATGTGCAATGACTTTTCTGGCCAGTGCTGTACCCACAAATCTCCCGATGGGCCCGGTGAGGTCAGTGAGGCCAGTGGGGCTAGTGGTGGTCCCATAGGGCCCAGGCCAGGTCCCTCCACCTCAAATGGATCACTTGGCTACACCCcaaactgcagcagctgcaacaAACTCACCTCTGAAGGGGCCTACAAATGCAG TGTATGCCCGTCCTGCATCCTGTGTGAGATGTGCAGACATAGCCATGACCCCAGCCACAACCTCGTGAGAACCAAGACACCTCTGTCCATCCCTGAGCATGGAATGTCGGGAGAATTAAG GTTCCCAAGGCGAGGAGACAGGACAGTGCGCAAGGCCGAGCGACAGCGCCTCAAAGCAGAAAGGAGGCAGCTAAGAGCCGAAGTGAAGGAAATCAAGAAGAAACTGAGACTGGAGAAGAGGGGGCTGCAGTGGAGTGGGCCCTCTACCTCAGGCAGAGCCAACCTGACTAACATGGCCTCCGCCTCCACCCAGGTCCCAGCCCTGCCCCCCCCTGCTGCTTCTGAAACAGCCTCAGGTCCAACCCCAGCCCAAGGTCCCATCCCTGCCCCGGCCCCTGATCCCCAGGCCTCCAGTCCAGA GGGTCCCGGGGTCTCGCACACGTCCTTGGTGCCCACTATGGCTGCCTTGTTTCTGGATGAAAATCTGCCTGACGGCACCCGTCTGGAGCCTGGTACCAAGTTCATCAAATACTGGAAGATGAGGAACTCGGGCACTATCAGCTGGACCTCAGAGACTAAG CTAGTGTTCATGTGGGGAAACCTCGGCCTGGCgtcagaggagaagagggaggtgCCAGTCCCCTTGCTGCTGCCCGGACAAGTGGGCGTGGTCAGTGTGGCCTTTGTCGCTCCTGTGATGGAGGGGACGTACACCTCCCACTGGCGGCTGGCGCACTGCGGGTGTCAGTTTGGCCCGCGTGTCTGGTGCAGCATCGTGGTCGACCCCGGCGACAGCCGCAACGCACTCGAACATCAGAGCAAACGACTG AAGGAGCAGTTGAGGCCGGTGGAAAAGGAGAAGGCGATAAAGTCCAAGGACAGCAGCACTATATTGTCAGTGGACCTCAGCCATGAAGACTACTACTTTCCCTCAGTCGACCTGCTGACTGCACAG gATCTATTGTCATTTGAGTTGCTGGATATAAATATTGTGCAAGAGTTGGAGAAGGTTCCTAACAACACGCCTGTCG ATTTGACACCCTGCATATCGCCTCTGCCCCACGATGCCCCTGTGTTGGAGAAGCCGGCCATCACTTCACAGATAAAAGATGACATAGAGGTCACAGGGGTTAGAAAACTTTTTG GAGTGAAGCTGAGGCACCAGAGGGAGCTGTTGGAGCCGGTGGccctggaggaggagagggaggaggagatcaGTGGGGCCCAGTTCCTCTGTGAGACGGTCATCCGCTCCCTCACCCTGGAGGAAGCTCCCGACCACAGACCCCTGCGCAGAGCCCAGCACAGCAGCCACAAAACACAGG TTGTTTCCCGGGGCCCCAGCTTTTGCCTGGAGAGAGCTGCGGTGACTGAGAAGACGGAGAAGGTGCAGGAAGGAAATGAGGAGATCTGTGCCATCAGAGTTGAGAGTTTAGCTCCACCTCCCAGCACCGGTCTCAACCAGATCAGCCAGGAGACAAAACCAG CTTCTCCGCCAGAACCAGAGATTGAAAACCTGCACATCAGTTTGCATCATGATAACGAGGACGAAGAGGTCGTGGTCTTGGATGAGATGCAAAATGTGAAGGATActcaaaaagagaaagagagtggaAACAAAGGAGAAGACTGGGATGAG GtcagcagccagacctcctcaGTCTCCTCCTGCGACGATTACATCATTGTCCTCCCAGACTGCTTTGACACCAGTCGTCCTCTGGGGGAGTCCATGTACAGCTCTGCCATGTCGCAGCCTGACACTGATGTCGCCGTGACCTCAGCAAACCCAGACGaacagcaggaggaagaggaagactcCGACCCCGAGCCGGGCGGGGCGGCACCACCGATAGAGAGGCGGGAGCAGACGGAGGTGGTCGCTGCCGAGAATACCTCATTAAAAACTTGGTCTCCACCTGTCCCTCCCATCCACAGCAGTGTGAATCAGATGCTGTGTGCTTCCCAAACCCTGGACGCTGTGACTCTCACCCCTGAAGTGGTGCCGCCACCAGTCCTGCCTGACCCCATGCTGCCCCCGCCGACCCTCTACTCACCCAG gTCTGAGGCACTGTACCTGGCTGAGGACCCCAGTCCTCCGGTCTGTGAAACCTATGAGCCACACCAACCAAGGGTCCACTTAAATG TATCATCTGGTCTGTCGAGATCTGCAGGCTCAGCATCCAGTGCCTTTGAGACATATAACCCCAGACCCAGCAACGCGCTGCAGCCAAG GGGCCAAGGAGGCATCACCGAAGGATTTGTCAAGGGGGCCCTTTCTGTGGCAGCATCCGCTTATAAGGCTCTCTTCACTGGACCAAACTGTACAATACAG CGTGGCATCGACCCAGCCACCAGGCAGGACCCTTCCCTGATGGCGATGCTGCTGGAGATGGGCTTCAGAGACCAGCGGCTCAACCAGCGGCTGCTGAGGAAGCACGGCTACAGCCTGCTGCACACCGTCAACGAGCTGGTGCAGATGGCCGAGGATCGCCAGAACAAAGCTGTCGATACTCAACACTGA
- the psme3 gene encoding proteasome activator complex subunit 3, producing the protein MSSLLKVDNEIKTKVDAFRERITAEAEDLVANFFPKKLLELDHFLKDPIINITELKEIHSEINLTVPDPILLSNLHDGLEAQNAKKRKLEDGGGEDKVTGTKVFVMPGGMMKSNANLVDLIEKVKPEIRTLIEKCNTVKMWVQLLIPRIEDGNNFGVSIQEETVAELRTVEGEAASYLDQISRYYITRAKLVSKIAKYPHVEDYRRTVTEIDEKEYISLKIIVSELRNQYVTLHDMILKNIEKIKRPRSSNADALY; encoded by the exons ATGTCTTCACTCCTGAAGGTGGACAATGAAATTAAAACCAAG GTTGATGCTTTCAGGGAACGTATCACTGCAGAA GCAGAGGATCTAGTCGCAAATTTTTTCCCAAAGAAGTTACTGGAACTTGATCATTTCCTAAAG gaTCCAATCATAAACATCACTGAACTGAAGGAGATTCACTCGGAGATAAACCTGACAGTGCCAGACCCCATCctgctctcaaacctccatGACGGACTAGAAGCG caAAACGCCAAAAAGCGAAAGCTGGAGGATGGAGGTGGGGAGGACAAGG TGACCGGCACCAAGGTTTTCGTCATGCCTGGAGGGATGATGAAGAGCAACGCAAACCTTGTCGATCTCATTGAAAAGGTCAAACCAGAGATCAGGACGCTCATAGAGAAATGTAACACA gTCAAAATGTGGGTCCAGCTGCTCATCCCCAGGATAGAGGATGGCAACAACTTTGGCGTTTCAATCCAGGAGGAGACGGTCGCTGAACTCAGAACAGTTGAAGGAGAGGCGGCATCTTACCTCGACCAGATATCAAG ATACTACATCACAAGGGCAAAGCTGGTTTCTAAAATAGCAAAATATCCACATGTG GAGGACTATCGGCGCACAGTAACGGAGATTGATGAGAAGGAATACATCAGTCTGAAGATCATAGTATCGGAGCTCAGAAATCAATAC GTAACGTTACATGACATGATCCTGAAGAACATTGAGAAGATCAAGAGGCCACGAAGCAGTAATGCTGACGCGTTGTACTGA
- the g6pc1a.1 gene encoding glucose-6-phosphatase a, catalytic subunit, tandem duplicate 1, protein MDLLHSWGVELAVHLQTKYSRYEGLFSLASTVADLHTTFFCWFPIWFHLRRDTGLRLIWVAVIGDWLNLVLKWVLFGERPYWWVHETRFYRAGLAPSLQQFPITCETGPGSPSGHAMGAAGVWYVMVTALLTVATEKKCPPLLYKFLQINLWTLMGLVELVVCVSRVYMAAHFPHQVIAGVITGVVVAEAVSKVKWIYCASMKKYFFITLFLTSFAVGFYLLLKALGVDLLWTMEKAQKWCVRAEWVHMDTTPFASLLRNMGTLFGLGLGLHSPLYNGTKNKNTSATFKMGCIIVSLFLLQLLDGWTFSSENHMTFYCLSFGKSVVALLIPTTLVPWALCWICKEKREDKNL, encoded by the exons ATGGATCTTCTCCACAGCTGGGGGGTTGAGCTGGCGGTCCATCTGCAGACCAAATACAGCAGGTATGAGGGCTTGTTTAGCCTGGCGTCCACAGTGGCCGATCTGCACACCACCTTCTTCTGCTGGTTCCCAATCTGGTTCCACCTGCGGAGGGACACGGGGCTCAGGCTCATCTGGGTGGCTGTCATCGGAGACTGGCTCAATCTGGTCCTGAAATG GGTTCTTTTTGGGGAGAGGCCATACTGGTGGGTTCATGAGACCCGCTTTTATCGAGCAGGACTGGCCCCTTCTCTACAGCAGTTCCCCATCACATGTGAGACTGGACCAG GAAGTCCTTCAGGTCACGCTATGGGTGCTGCAGGGGTCTGGTATGTGATGGTAACAGCGCTACTCACTGTTGCGACAGAGAAGAAATGTCCTCCGTTACTATACAA ATTCTTGCAAATAAATTTGTGGACACTAATGGGCCTGGTAGAGCTGGTGGTCTGCGTGTCCAGGGTCTACATGGCTGCCCACTTCCCACACCAGGTTATTGCTGGAGTCATCACAG GTGTAGTAGTAGCTGAGGCTGTCTCCAAGGTGAAGTGGATCTACTGTGCAAGCATGAAGAAATACTTCTTCATTACCCTTTTCTTGACCTCCTTCGCTGTGGGCTTCTACCTCCTGCTCAAGGCTCTGGGTGTGGACCTGCTGTGGACCATGGAGAAAGCCCAGAAGTGGTGCGTGAGAGCTGAGTGGGTCCACATGGACACCACTCCCTTCGCCAGCCTCCTGCGTAACATGGGCACCCTGTTTGGCCTGGGCCTGGGCCTGCACTCCCCCCTCTACAACGGCACCAAGAATAAGAACACAAGTGCCACTTTCAAGATGGGATGTATTATTGTCTCCCTATTCCTGCTTCAGCTGTTGGATGGATGgacattttcctctgaaaaccaCATGACTTTCTATTGCCTGTCTTTTGGTAAAAGTGTGGTTGCACTTTTAATCCCCACAACCCTGGTGCCATGGGCTCTCTGCTGGATTTgcaaggaaaagagagaagacaagAACTTGTGA
- the g6pc1a.2 gene encoding glucose-6-phosphatase catalytic subunit 1, producing the protein MLTAIMDAIQGFGVSSTHYLQTNYQDAQGLFLWVSWAADLRNTFFIFFPLWFHLRASVGIKLIWVAVIGDWLNLVFKWILFGERPYWWVHEAPYYANSVAPHIEQYPMTCETGPGSPSGHAMGAAGVYYTLVTSILAIMTSKKKYGSKKSANKEWYLKAILWTLFWGVQVCVCLSRVFIAAHFPHQVIAGVITGMIVAEAFNRTQWIYSASMKKYFYTTLFLTSFAVGFYLLLKAVGVDLLWTLEKAQKWCVKAEWVHLDTTPFASLLRNMGTLFGLGLGLHSSLYTETKKSSSTLVKAGCIISSLVLLHLFDSFKPPTHTAALFYLLSFCKSATVPLVTVSIIPYCVNGALGLQNKKGV; encoded by the exons ATGCTAACCGCTATAATGGACGCCATACAGGGTTTTGGGGTGAGCAGCACCCACTACCTGCAGACCAACTATCAGGATGCCCAGGGCCTGTTTCTCTGGGTGTCCTGGGCGGCTGACCTCAGGAACaccttcttcatcttcttcccGCTTTGGTTTCACCTGCGGGCATCAGTGGGCATTAAGCTCATCTGGGTGGCTGTGATTGGAGACTGGCTGAACTTGGTGTTCAAATG GATTCTGTTCGGGGAGAGGCCTTACTGGTGGGTCCATGAGGCGCCTTATTATGCAAACTCTGTTGCTCCTCACATTGAGCAGTACCCCATGACCTGTGAGACAGGACCAG GCAGCCCCTCCGGCCACGCTATGGGAGCTGCAGGTGTCTACTACACCTTGGTGACCTCGATCCTCGCCATCATGACCAGCAAGAAGAAATATGGAAGCAAGAAATCTGCCAACAAAGAATG GTATTTGAAGGCCATTCTGTGGACACTGTTCTGGGGAGTccaggtgtgtgtctgtctctcaagAGTCTTCATCGCTGCCCACTTCCCCCACCAGGTCATTGCTGGTGTTATCACGG GTATGATAGTGGCTGAAGCCTTCAACAGAACTCAGTGGATCTACAGCGCCAGCATGAAGAAGTACTTCTACACAACCCTCTTCTTGACTTCCTTCGCCGTCGGCTTCTACCTGCTGCTCAAGGCTGTGGGTGTGGACCTGCTGTGGACCCTTGAGAAAGCCCAGAAGTGGTGCGTGAAGGCCGAGTGGGTCCACCTGGACACCACACCCTTCGCCAGCCTCCTGCGCAACATGGGTACCCTGTTTGGCCTGGGCCTGGGCCTGCACTCCTCCCTCTACACCGAGACCAAGAAGAGCAGCAGCACGTTGGTCAAAGCAGGCTGCATCATCAGCTCTCTGGTCCTGCTGCACCTGTTTGACTCCTTCAAGCCTCCCACGCACACCGCAGCCCTCTTCTACCTGCTGTCCTTCTGTAAGAGCGCCACTGTGCCTCTGGTCACCGTCAGTATCATCCCATACTGCGTGAACGGAGCTCTGGGCctgcaaaacaaaaagggaGTGTGA